GAACTTTTCAGAGACCTCTACTATAGGCAAAACCCTTCGGGAAGCGGGTGTCCGTACTGCTAGAAAAGGAGAAAAAGCGGATATTTGTGTAGTTAATACTTGCTCGGTAACAGAGATGGCCGATAAGAAATGCCGCCAGGCTATTCACCGTTTGGTGAAGCAACATCCGGGCGCTTTTGTTGTTGTAACAGGTTGCTATGCCCAGCTTAAACCGGAAAATGTGGCTAAGATTGAAGGAGTGGATGTTGTATTAGGTGCAGAACAGAAGAAAGATTTGCTTCAATATTTAGGTGATCTTAATAAACACGATAAGGGAGAAGCCATAGCTTCTGCCACAAAAGATATTTGTTCATTTGCTCCGTCTTGTTCAAGAGGAGACCGTACCCGTTATTTCCTGAAAGTACAGGATGGTTGTGATTATTTCTGTTCCTATTGTACCATTCCTTTTGCCCGCGGTCGTAGTCGTAACGGAACTATTACTTCAATGGTTGAGCAGGCTGAAAATGCAGCTTCCGAAGGAGGACATGAGATTGTTCTTACAGGAGTAAATATCGGCGATTTCGGAAGAAGTACCGATGAGAATTTCTTTGATCTTGTAAAGGCATTGGATAATGTGCAGGGAATTGAACGTTACCGTATCTCCTCAATAGAACCGAACTTGCTGACAGATGAAATTATTAAATATGTTTCTCAGTCACGCAGCTTTATGCCTCATTTTCATATTCCGCTTCAGTCGGGTAGTGATGATGTGTTGAAACTGATGCGCCGTCGTTACGACACTTCACTCTTTGCCGAGAAGGTGAGAAAGATAAAAGAAATTATGCCCGATGCATTTATTGGTGTAGATGTAATTGTTGGTACGCGTGGTGAAACAGATGAGTACTTTGAACAAGCTTATGAATTCTTAAAAGGATTAGATGTTTCTCAGCTGCATGTATTTAGTTATTCAGAACGTCCGGGCACACAGGCGTTGAAAATAGAGCATGTGGTGTCACCCGAAGTGAAACATCAGAGAAGTCAACTATTATTGGCTCTTTCTGATGAAAAGACCAAAGCATTCTATGCAAAGCGAATTGGTGAAACAAAAACTGTTCTTCTTGAAAAACCTAAGGCCGGTGCTCCAATGCACGGGTTTACAGATAATTATATCCGTGTAGAGGTAGAAAATGCACCTAAACTAGATAACCATCTGGTAAAAGTTCTTTTGGGCGATTTTAATGAAGATGGAACTGCTTTAAAAGGAACTATAATTGAATAACGGATGTCGAAAGTAGTCTACATATTTGCTTATATAGGTATATGGCTTCTGGCTATAATACCTCTTGAAATACTCTATAAGATATCTGATTGCCTTTATCTTCTTGTTTACAAAATTGTTGGTTATAGAAAGAGTGTTGTAAGAGAGAATCTTAAAAACTCTTTCCCGGAAAAAACAAAAGAAGAATTAGAAACCATTGAACATAAGTTCTATCACTATATTTGTGATTATATGTTGGAGAGTATGAAGATGCTGCTCCTTTCTAAAAAAGAATTGTTTCGGCGTTTAAAATTTCATAATACAGATCTTTATCTTGAAATGCTTGAAAAGCATGGAGGGATAATAATTATGATGCCTCACTACGCCAACTTTGAGTGGACCGTTAGTGTGGGCTCTTTTATGAAAGAGGGAGATATACCTATGCAAGTATATAAACCCATTAGTAATAAATATATTGATGAATTGTTTAAGCATATTCGTTCTCGTTTTGGGGGGTATAATGTCCCTAAACACGATGCAATTCGCGAGGTAATAAAGGCTAGGCGTGCAGGGAAAAAGCTTGTGCTGGGTTTAATTGCCGACCAGTCTCCTAATCCAAGTGGACTGCATTTTTGGACAACCTTTCTAAATCAGCAAACTTCTTTTATGGATGGAGGAGAGCGCATTGCTAAAATGATGGATTTTCCCGTATTTTATTGTGAGATAAAGAAAGAAAAACGAGGCTATTGTGAAGCTACATTTGAGCTAATGGTGGAGTTTCCTAAGGAGACTGCTCACGGAGAAATTACGGAAATGTTTGCACGCAGAGTGGAACAAACAATTCTTCGTGAACCCGCATATTGGTTCTGGTCTCATAAACGATGGAAACATAAACCTCAAAATAAGGAATAATGAGCAAAGTTGCAGTTGTTATATTGAATTGGAACGGAAGCGAGATGCTTCGTACATTTCTTCCTTCCGTTATTAGTTATTCTGCAATCAGCGGAGTAGATGTTTATGTGGCAGACAATGCATCGACTGACAATTCGGTCTCGGTTCTTACTAAAGAGTTTCCTTCTGTAAAACAGATCATCCTCGATCAGAACTATGGTTTTGCCGATGGTTACAATAAAGCCCTGGCTCAGGTTGAAGCCGAATATTTTGTTCTTCTCAATTCCGATGTAGAGGTCACGGAACATTGGCTGGAACCAATGATTACTTATCTGGATACTCATCCGGAAGTAGCCGCTTGTCAGCCAAAGATTTTAAGTTGGCGGAATAAAGATTCTTTTGAATATGCCGGAGCCTGTGGAGGATATCTTGACAGATATGGTTATCCTTTCTGCAGAGGACGCATCATGGATGTAGTAGAGAAAGACAACGGACAGTACGATGATATTCTTCCTGTATTTTGGGCTACCGGTGCCTCGCTTTTCATCAGGTCTTCCGATTATTGGGATGCTGGTGGATTAGATGGACGTTTTTTTGCTCACATGGAAGAAATAGATCTTTGCTGGCGTTTGAGAAGCCAGGATAGAGGAATTGTTTGTATTCCTCAGAGCGTGGTTTATCATGTAGGAGGAGCCACTTTGAAAAAAGAAAATCCCCACAAAACCTTTCTTAATTTCAGGAACAACCTATTGATGCTTTATAAGAACCTGCCTCAAAATGAACTAAGACATGTGATGTTTGTCCGGGGTGTTTTGGACTATGTAGCAGCTCTTAGCTTTTTATTGAAAGGAGGAACTGCAAATATGACAGCAGTGTTGCAAGCCAGAAAAGAATATTACGCTTTGAAACAGGAATTTAGGGCATCCCGTGAAAATAATATGAAGAAAATTTCTCTTCAAGTGATTCCGGAACAAATAAAAAAGAGTATTTTAGTGCTGTATTTCCTGAGAGGAGTAAAATGTTTCTCTCAACTAAATAAATTCTACCAAAAATAAATTGATATGGAAAAACTAGTTAGAAAAATAGGTCTGGTAGCTCATGATGGTATGAAAAAGGATCTAATAGAATGGGTAATCTGGAATTCAGAACTGTTGATGGGTCATAAGTTTTATTGTACAGGAACTACTGGTACATTGATCCGTGAAGCTTTGAAAGAAAAGCACCCTGAAATAGAATGGGATATCACAATATTAAAATCAGGTCCGCTAGGTGGTGACCAACAAATGGGGTCTCGCATTGTAGATGGAGAAATTGACTATCTGTTTTTCTTCACTGACCCTATGACTTTACAACCTCATGATACAGACGTAAAGGCGCTGACTCGTTTGGCTGGAGTTGAAAATATTGTGTTCTGCTGCAACCGTTCTACTGCCGATCATATTATTTCCAGTCCGCTGTTCGTTGATCCTGAATATCAACGCACTCGTCCTGATTATTCTACTTATGCAAAACGTTTCGAGAACAAAACTCTGGTAACAGAAGCTGTTGAAAACGTAGAAAAGAGAAAAATAAGCAAAGGTCATTAATGTACATAGCTTTAATAATAAAGAATGCAGGCGGATAAATCTGATTTTATCTGCCTGTTTTTTTTCATTATCCATTGACTAATAAATAAAATCCATTGGTCAATGGCTGAAAATCATTGGTGAATAACGATTTAAACTCCCGCCTATCTTTTTTGAGAGCAGGCAGAATGTTTTTTGATCTCTGCTCCTAAATCTTTTTTTTCATGCACTTTATCTGCTTATCTGCTACTAAATCATATTAAATATGTGATATTCAATGCTATAAATTAGTAGCAGATAAACTATCCGTACAATTCATCTGCTACTAAATCGTGCTCATCTGCTACTAAAATCAGCGATCTGCCACTAACCAACTCTTCCAATTGCTCTGTAATTCAGTAAGCAATAGCTTGTTAAGCTTTCTTGCCTATGTCGTTCTGTTTAATAAGTTACCCGATTTCTCCGTTTTAACTAAGTAAGCCTTCAGATGGAAACTCATGGGTTCTCAACTGAGAACTCATGGGACTTCATTCGAGAACCCATGAGCTCTCAACTGAGAACTCACTTATGTTTCTTTGCAAAATTGGTTAATCTATCAGTGAAAAGTGTTAAACACGCCCATCACCATAAACTACATTTACTCTAGCTGTATCCTCAAAAAGCCGAATATTCCTCACCTAAAGATTAACAGCAGCACCTGCTACGATGCTGTAAGTGTTCAATTCCGTAGCAGATGACTCTGGTTTGTAGCAGATAATCACGATTCTGTAGCAGATAAACGGTTAAACTTTTTTATCTGCTACTAGCTGAAAGCCCTTACACAAAAGCTTTTTGTACATTTTAGTGGAAGATGTGGGAGAGTGTGCTGTGAAAACATTGTTTGGCTGCAATGTTTGTAACTATGTAAAAGATGAGGGTAGGCCCCTCGTAATCGGCTTACAGGAGCTGGTTACAAACCAGTGTATGCTGCTTTGTTAAAGAGACAAGGTGGTGAACGATACATGAAAAGGCGGTATAAACCGTCAGGTAACTATACAAGAGATGACCGCAAGGGAACTATTGATGAAGCATCGAAAACTTCTTAGATGATGTCAAAACCGAATCTTTCTGCCCGATTCGGGATAAATTCAGAAGAAACCTGCTTACTGTCTGAGTGGCATCCGGTGTTAAGATAGCATGACTTGTATAGAGGCTTTTACATGGAACGCAGGAACCTGCCTTAGTATGTCAAGGGAGAAATTCAAGCAGTAGCCCTGCAAGAATCAGCGTACCAATGACTAAGTGCAGGGACGGACTGTTCCGTAGTAGTATGGAAGTTTCTGTAATGGAAATGGAGCGAAGGGAACAGCTTATTCGGCAAATTACAATTGTACAACTATTAAATGTAGGAGGATTCAAATGCAAAATGCAAAACCTTATGAGATTTCTAAGTATTTAATTATGGAAGCTTTCCAGAGAGTGAAAGCAAACCATGGGAGTGCGGGAATAGATGGTGTATCGATTATTGACTTTGAGAAAAATCTTAAAGACAATCTTTATAAAATCTGGAACCGCATGAGTTCGGGGTGTTACTTCCCTCCGTCGGTAAAACTGGTAGAAATACCAAAGCCGAATGGAGACAAGCGTCCGTTAGGTATACCAACCGTTGGAGATAGAGTCGCTCAAATGGCAGCTGTTATGATTATTGAGCCGCAAATAGAGCCTTGTTTTCATGAGAATTCGTATGCCTATCGGCCAAAGCGTTCCGCACACGATGCTATTGCCAAAGCTCGTGAGCGCTGCTGGAAGTATGACTGGGTGCTAGACATGGATATAAGCAAGTTCTTTGATACGATTGATCATGAGCTATTAATGAAAGCTGTTAAATTACACACGGACTCTCAGTGGGTATTGCTTTATATTGAGCGTTGGTTGAAAGTACCTTATGAACTTAAAGATGGTAGTCGGATAGAGCGAGACAAAGGTGTTCCGCAAGGTTCAGTTATCGGTCCTGTTCTAGCCAACTTATTTCTGCATTATGTCTTCGACATGTGGATGAACAGATATCATTCGAATGTTCCTTTTGAACGTTATGCGGATGATACTATCTGTCATTGTTCTACAAGAGCCCAGGCCGAAGCACTGAAAGTCTCCGTTCAACAAAGATTTGCCGAATGCAAATTAGCCTTGAATGAAGATAAAACAAGGATTGTTTACTGTAAAGACAACCGTAGGAAAGAGAACCATGAAGTTATTTCGTTTGATTTCCTTGGATATACCTTTCGTCCCCGCAAAGCGGTGGATAAGAACGGTATATCATTTACAGGCTATCTGCCTGCAATCAGCAACAAATCAATGAAGCGTATTCGTGAAAAGATACGTAGTTGGCAGCTTAAGAGACACACGTTTCATAAGTTAGAAACAATTGCAGAAAAGATTAATCCAGTGCTTCGTGGATGGATAATCTATTATGGGAAGTTCTATCCAACCCGACTCAAAATCCTTTTAGAAGAAGTGAATCGACTCTTAGCCAGATGGGTAACGGCCAAATATAAGCGCTATCGTGGAAAACTGCGTCGAGCTTTTTACTGGTTGGGGAACATCTCTGAAAAGGAGAAAAGCCTATTCTATCATTGGGCATGGGGCGTTACACCAACATAAAATATATGGATATCTCATACAGGTTGAATAAGAGGAGCCGTGTGACGGGAGACTGTCACGCACGGTTCTGTGAGAGGCTTGAGCTGAAATGCTCAGGCCTACTCGACTAAATCCGATGAAATGTTTGCAAACATCCTAATAAGAAGCTTAAGGTAAAATCTTCCACCAAAAGTGACGAAGAGCTTTTTTATTGATGGCGGTTAAATATTCCGATAATAACTGAACAATGAAAGTAGTTCTTGCTTTTTTATAATTCTTGCTAAAAAAAGACACATTTTTGGCTTTATTCCTTATAAACCACTATATTTGGCAAACTATTTGTCATATAGATAATAGTATTAACTAATAAAAAAATAAGAATATGCCTACTTATTGGATTCTATTTATCGGTATAGCCCTGGTTAGCTTTATAGTGCAACAGTCGTTACAAAGCAAATTTAAGAAATATTCAAAAATTCCTCTATCAAATGGAATGACAGGCCGTGATGTTGCAATGCAAATGCTTCATGACAACGGTATTTATGATGTGCAGGTAACCAGTACGCAAGGACAGCTCACTGATCATTACAATCCTGCCAATAAGACAGTCAATTTGAGTGAGAGTGTATATTCAACTAATAGTGTGGCAGCTGCAGCTGTTGCAGCACACGAATGCGGTCATGCTGTTCAGCATGCGCGTGCTTATGCTCCTCTTACTTTACGTTCAAAGTTAGTGCCTGTTGTAAATGTAGCATCTCAATGGATGCAATGGCTGTTGCTTGGCGGAATTATAATGATACATTCTTTCCCACAGCTGTTATTTGCCGGAATTATTCTGTTTGCCTTGACCACTGTGTTTAGTTTTGTAACACTGCCGGTTGAAATCAATGCCAGCAAACGTGCACTTGTTTGGTTAAGTAGTGCAGGCATTACAAATTCATACAATCATGCTCAGGCAGAAGATGCACTTCGCTCGGCTGCTTATACTTATGTGGTTGCTGCTTTAGGCTCTTTGGCTACATTGGTTTACTACATCATGATCTTTATGGGAAGAAGAAACTAATTCTCAACCCGAAGAATAATATTTAAACGGACGTAGTGCTATAACCAAAGCACTTCGTCCGTTTTTTATTGATACCCTTTGGATCTTATTTTTCCGGAGGCTGCCAAAAGTATTCAGCATTGTCTGTAACTCCTGCCTGCTTATCATTTATTTCAGGAGCAGAGGAAGGGTATAGCAAAACAGTAAAAGGAGAGGGCTTTCCTTCTATCTGCGTTTCCGTATTATATCCGCTATGAAGAACACACTCCATTCTATAAAGATTCTTGGTCATGTAATAATCAAGATAGTGTTCTTTTGTTTCCCTCTTTTTATTATTCCAGTTTGCATCCTCGTTAATCTGGAGGGGAGCACCGCTTATCAACCTTTCGCGCACCTCGGCAATGCCCAGCATTGTCCCTTTTTCATCCATCACATAAGCATTGAATGTTGGGTCCATCAATATCCATTTATTTAATGTGTTTGAATAAACCATGTTTATAACATGACAATCATCTACATATTTCTTAGGTAAACAGATAACATAACGTGATTTGAATCCCATTGACAGGTAGCATTCATTCAGCATCACAGCTATCATACGGCAGTTAATCCCCCGGTTCTCTTTTCTGCAAACCTCAACCAGGTCAATTGCATTCTTTGATTTCGGATTTATGGAACGTCCATCGTGACGCACTACATTATGTGCCCAATGAAGCATATTCTTTATTCTTGAAATTTCATCCCCATTCCCGGCAATACTATCCAGATTGAAATAATTACGTACCCTTACCAAATCAGAATCGTTGGGCGGTGAATAAGTAAACCTTGGCAATAGAAAATCGTCCTTGGCAGAATAGTTGGCTGCCTGTTTTAAAATGTTTTTAAAATCACTCTCTATCCGGATCTTATCCATCAGTTCAATAAACCTTTTCTCTTCCCTTATATTATTCAGGTCTGCATCTTTGCTTGAGTGAATGTAGTTTGTCCATCCATTCTCCACTGCTTTGGCAAAAGCCTCTACAGCCGTTTTCTTATCATTCCTAATAGAATGGTAGCATGCAATGTTATAATAAAGAGTACCTTTTATGAGATCAATCTTTTTTCTTATCTCTTCGGGGTAGGAGAGTACTGCCTTTATCATGGCATAATCAAGCTCTTCGGCCTTTTGATAATCTTTTGCTTCTCTGGCTTGTTTTACCAAACAGCTTTGTTCAGTGAAGTACTGTTTTACCTCATCCATCGTGATCTGTGCATTTGTAGTAGATGCACCCCAGACAAAAAACAATATGCAGACAAATATTCTCATAAATTATGATACTTATAAGTATATTCTTTCTATGTAATGTCTATAGTATAATAGACGCCTTAAGGTACTAATAAGTTTTAGTAAATAGGTACTTTTTTTTATAAAATCAATAATTTAGTGTAACTTTGCGCCACAAAAAGATTATTAATTATGGCAAAACCAGGTATACCCAAAGGAACGCGTGACTTCTCGCCTATTGAAATGGCTAAGCGTAACTATATATTCAATACAATTCGTGAAGTTTTTCATCTTTTCGGATTCGAACAGATTGAGACTCCTTCAATGGAGAATCTTTCCACTTTGATGGGAAAGTATGGAGATGAAGGTGATAAACTTTTATTTAAGATACAAAATTCAGGTGATTATTTCTCTGGATTAACGGATGAAGAGCTTCTGTCTCGCAATGCAGCCAAATTGGCAAGTAAGTTTTGCGAGAAAGGTTTGCGTTATGACCTGACTGTACCTTTTGCCCGTTACGTGGTTATGCACCGTGATGAATTAAGTTTCCCATTCAAGCGTTATCAGATTCAGCCAGTATGGCGTGCCGACCGTCCTCAGAAAGGTCGTTACCGCGAGTTTTACCAGTGCGATGCCGACGTAGTGGGAAGTAACTCATTACTCAATGAAGTAGAACTGATGCAGATGGTTGATTCTGTTTTCACTCGTCTGGGAGTAAGAGTTTCCATTAAAATTAATAACCGTAAGATATTAAGCGGAATAGCAGAGATTATTGGCGAGGCAGAAAAAATCGTTGATATTACTGTTGCTATAGATAAGCTAGACAAAATTGGTCTTGAAAATGTAAACGCAGAGCTTGCTTCAAAAGGTATTCCTGAAGAAGCCATTGCGAAACTGCAACCTATTATATTGCTAAGTGGCACAAACGCAGAAAAACTAAATACACTGAAGACTGTTCTGGCCGATAGTGAAATTGGTATGAAGGGTGTGGAAGAAAGTGAGTTTATCCTTTCTAAACTCACTTTGATGGACATTAAATCTGAAGTAGAACTCGATTTAACGCTTGCTCGCGGATTAAACTACTATACCGGAGCTATTTTTGAAGTAAAAGCGCTCGATGTACAAATAGGAAGTATCACCGGAGGCGGTAGATATGACAATCTGACAGGGGTGTTCGGCATGGCCGGAGTTTCTGGTGTTGGAATCTCTTTCGGTGCAGATCGTATTTTCGATGTTCTTAATCAGCTGGAGCTTTATCCGAAAGAAGCAGTGAACGGAACTCAGCTTATGTTTGTGAATTTTGGTGAGAACGAAGCTGTTTATTGCTTGCCATTGTTGACAAAAGCTCGTGAAGCAGGAATCAGAGCAGAACTATATCCTGATGCTGCTAAGATGAAGAAGCAAATGGGATATGCCAATGATAAGAAGATTCCTTTTGTTGCCATTGTTGGTGAGAATGAGATGAACGAAGGCAAAGTAGTACTTAAAAATATGGAAAGCGGCGAGCAACAACTAGTGGATATTGTTCAGCTAATTGCTGCTGTTACTAAATAAGAACTATTATATCTTTTATAAAAAAGCCAATTTGTGTTATATAACTGACAAATTGGCTTTTTTATTCTTTAAACAGGGTTCATAATGTCTTTTTTTAGAGATGCTATTTCTTTGGCATAGTTTTAGCAGTAGATTAAACGTGATAATAATATAAATAATTAAACAATAAAATATTAAAGAACTATGAACATTAAACCATTAGCAGACAGAGTGCTTATTCTTCCTGCTCCTGCAGAAGAAAAAACAATCGGTGGTATTATTATTCCTGATACAGCAAAAGAAAAACCTTTGAAAGGTGAAGTTGTGGCAGTAGGTCACGGTACAAAAGATGAAGAAATGGTATTAAAAGTTGGAGACACAGTACTTTATGGCAAATATGCCGGAACAGAACTTGAGGTCGAAGGTGGTAAATACCTTATCATGCGTCAAAGTGATGTTCTTGCAACTCTCTAATTCAAATCATTTATTAATCATTATTAATTTTAAAAATCATGGCTAAAGATATATCATTCAATATCGATGCTCGCGATCAACTTAAAAAAGGTGTTGACGAGCTTGCAAATGCAGTAAAAGTGACTCT
This genomic interval from uncultured Bacteroides sp. contains the following:
- the mtaB gene encoding tRNA (N(6)-L-threonylcarbamoyladenosine(37)-C(2))-methylthiotransferase MtaB, coding for MIDTTIFQNKTAVYYTLGCKLNFSETSTIGKTLREAGVRTARKGEKADICVVNTCSVTEMADKKCRQAIHRLVKQHPGAFVVVTGCYAQLKPENVAKIEGVDVVLGAEQKKDLLQYLGDLNKHDKGEAIASATKDICSFAPSCSRGDRTRYFLKVQDGCDYFCSYCTIPFARGRSRNGTITSMVEQAENAASEGGHEIVLTGVNIGDFGRSTDENFFDLVKALDNVQGIERYRISSIEPNLLTDEIIKYVSQSRSFMPHFHIPLQSGSDDVLKLMRRRYDTSLFAEKVRKIKEIMPDAFIGVDVIVGTRGETDEYFEQAYEFLKGLDVSQLHVFSYSERPGTQALKIEHVVSPEVKHQRSQLLLALSDEKTKAFYAKRIGETKTVLLEKPKAGAPMHGFTDNYIRVEVENAPKLDNHLVKVLLGDFNEDGTALKGTIIE
- a CDS encoding lysophospholipid acyltransferase family protein, whose amino-acid sequence is MSKVVYIFAYIGIWLLAIIPLEILYKISDCLYLLVYKIVGYRKSVVRENLKNSFPEKTKEELETIEHKFYHYICDYMLESMKMLLLSKKELFRRLKFHNTDLYLEMLEKHGGIIIMMPHYANFEWTVSVGSFMKEGDIPMQVYKPISNKYIDELFKHIRSRFGGYNVPKHDAIREVIKARRAGKKLVLGLIADQSPNPSGLHFWTTFLNQQTSFMDGGERIAKMMDFPVFYCEIKKEKRGYCEATFELMVEFPKETAHGEITEMFARRVEQTILREPAYWFWSHKRWKHKPQNKE
- a CDS encoding glycosyltransferase family 2 protein, which translates into the protein MSKVAVVILNWNGSEMLRTFLPSVISYSAISGVDVYVADNASTDNSVSVLTKEFPSVKQIILDQNYGFADGYNKALAQVEAEYFVLLNSDVEVTEHWLEPMITYLDTHPEVAACQPKILSWRNKDSFEYAGACGGYLDRYGYPFCRGRIMDVVEKDNGQYDDILPVFWATGASLFIRSSDYWDAGGLDGRFFAHMEEIDLCWRLRSQDRGIVCIPQSVVYHVGGATLKKENPHKTFLNFRNNLLMLYKNLPQNELRHVMFVRGVLDYVAALSFLLKGGTANMTAVLQARKEYYALKQEFRASRENNMKKISLQVIPEQIKKSILVLYFLRGVKCFSQLNKFYQK
- a CDS encoding methylglyoxal synthase; this translates as MEKLVRKIGLVAHDGMKKDLIEWVIWNSELLMGHKFYCTGTTGTLIREALKEKHPEIEWDITILKSGPLGGDQQMGSRIVDGEIDYLFFFTDPMTLQPHDTDVKALTRLAGVENIVFCCNRSTADHIISSPLFVDPEYQRTRPDYSTYAKRFENKTLVTEAVENVEKRKISKGH
- the ltrA gene encoding group II intron reverse transcriptase/maturase gives rise to the protein MQNAKPYEISKYLIMEAFQRVKANHGSAGIDGVSIIDFEKNLKDNLYKIWNRMSSGCYFPPSVKLVEIPKPNGDKRPLGIPTVGDRVAQMAAVMIIEPQIEPCFHENSYAYRPKRSAHDAIAKARERCWKYDWVLDMDISKFFDTIDHELLMKAVKLHTDSQWVLLYIERWLKVPYELKDGSRIERDKGVPQGSVIGPVLANLFLHYVFDMWMNRYHSNVPFERYADDTICHCSTRAQAEALKVSVQQRFAECKLALNEDKTRIVYCKDNRRKENHEVISFDFLGYTFRPRKAVDKNGISFTGYLPAISNKSMKRIREKIRSWQLKRHTFHKLETIAEKINPVLRGWIIYYGKFYPTRLKILLEEVNRLLARWVTAKYKRYRGKLRRAFYWLGNISEKEKSLFYHWAWGVTPT
- a CDS encoding zinc metallopeptidase, which gives rise to MPTYWILFIGIALVSFIVQQSLQSKFKKYSKIPLSNGMTGRDVAMQMLHDNGIYDVQVTSTQGQLTDHYNPANKTVNLSESVYSTNSVAAAAVAAHECGHAVQHARAYAPLTLRSKLVPVVNVASQWMQWLLLGGIIMIHSFPQLLFAGIILFALTTVFSFVTLPVEINASKRALVWLSSAGITNSYNHAQAEDALRSAAYTYVVAALGSLATLVYYIMIFMGRRN
- a CDS encoding transglutaminase domain-containing protein gives rise to the protein MRIFVCILFFVWGASTTNAQITMDEVKQYFTEQSCLVKQAREAKDYQKAEELDYAMIKAVLSYPEEIRKKIDLIKGTLYYNIACYHSIRNDKKTAVEAFAKAVENGWTNYIHSSKDADLNNIREEKRFIELMDKIRIESDFKNILKQAANYSAKDDFLLPRFTYSPPNDSDLVRVRNYFNLDSIAGNGDEISRIKNMLHWAHNVVRHDGRSINPKSKNAIDLVEVCRKENRGINCRMIAVMLNECYLSMGFKSRYVICLPKKYVDDCHVINMVYSNTLNKWILMDPTFNAYVMDEKGTMLGIAEVRERLISGAPLQINEDANWNNKKRETKEHYLDYYMTKNLYRMECVLHSGYNTETQIEGKPSPFTVLLYPSSAPEINDKQAGVTDNAEYFWQPPEK
- the hisS gene encoding histidine--tRNA ligase is translated as MMAKPGIPKGTRDFSPIEMAKRNYIFNTIREVFHLFGFEQIETPSMENLSTLMGKYGDEGDKLLFKIQNSGDYFSGLTDEELLSRNAAKLASKFCEKGLRYDLTVPFARYVVMHRDELSFPFKRYQIQPVWRADRPQKGRYREFYQCDADVVGSNSLLNEVELMQMVDSVFTRLGVRVSIKINNRKILSGIAEIIGEAEKIVDITVAIDKLDKIGLENVNAELASKGIPEEAIAKLQPIILLSGTNAEKLNTLKTVLADSEIGMKGVEESEFILSKLTLMDIKSEVELDLTLARGLNYYTGAIFEVKALDVQIGSITGGGRYDNLTGVFGMAGVSGVGISFGADRIFDVLNQLELYPKEAVNGTQLMFVNFGENEAVYCLPLLTKAREAGIRAELYPDAAKMKKQMGYANDKKIPFVAIVGENEMNEGKVVLKNMESGEQQLVDIVQLIAAVTK
- a CDS encoding co-chaperone GroES, whose translation is MNIKPLADRVLILPAPAEEKTIGGIIIPDTAKEKPLKGEVVAVGHGTKDEEMVLKVGDTVLYGKYAGTELEVEGGKYLIMRQSDVLATL